From Drosophila yakuba strain Tai18E2 chromosome 2L, Prin_Dyak_Tai18E2_2.1, whole genome shotgun sequence, one genomic window encodes:
- the LOC6527779 gene encoding uncharacterized protein LOC6527779 isoform X2: MMQLLMIFLLLLTTMTVFSCQNTEDTEGAADEAATQISEVLNAWRAKARCNVVPDERTQELFHELSFHPSQKQISEMLQTAKKVARKGGSGQANGLTFGQFCVLAADLKRFRASTISNQPSYCDYQSLSTGLLLPEQDDPASSSKQHLQSPAANNSSPAYSAKKPDNHGTELRSTKSFSSVDDTKKKKNATNEPVEVFLGGSCNPTTWRADVAIPALKELGISFYNPQVSDWTPDLIELEHRAKEKARVLFFVMDSETRASAGAIEAAHIAGQNCKQLVLVLHPYKPNQKILNEPISQQEYLDLNRNQLILKELVSRRGLPVLDNIPLGLQRTKDILSGIRDPPSKISSILDTVRGAFDRVNPQNDLLTVEQCKRALLFLGYAQSLVNLDNLNKIIINQRESLKLLQTHSPRAVADDSDADADGDGGNCSQPILPSQELIDFDLFCVISAYLSVLQQEIHESGCISPIKGTNVPPPQVYFTNAPDVDIYYSASKNISRTSSNASVPSNSSSGIGHDLERQSLFEQLSRSRDSGTSSPQPTSSLGKSPRPQILLNVESIETTEIITTKTIETKPNTVAASTVVHAEEEESDSNDSVFSSSSSIASAGDVLCCAGGLDLRDVYLGGSCVLRTKWRQELAVPYLQSKSVSFHTPALHESIQQMILNQEQNQDQAQQQTVPPQEQQQQQRSFVRTRRKCRGNQLQLEEQEELTVAEESLSWSLPPVAVRQSLFNPSLLDSSRVLLFVITNETRSLAPMTLAAHCIGLMYNVVLAVQMLPEDCVLGGEKLTVAAIKDYNRGRSYLIDLAKRQGVPVFSDIRAALECTVAKVKAYNNRDRC, translated from the exons ATGATGCAATTGTTAATGATATTTTTGCTGCTTCTGACGACGATGACAGTGTTTTCTTGCCAAAACACGGAAGACACTGAAGGAGCAGCCGACGAAGCTGCCACACAAATCTC AGAAGTTCTGAATGCATGGCGAGCGAAGGCCAGATGCAATGTGGTGCCCGACGAGCGGACACAGGAACTCTTCCACGAGCTAAGCTTCCATCCTAGCCAAAAGCAGA TTAGCGAAATGCTGCAGACTGCCAAGAAAGTGGCCCGCAAGGGAGGAAGTGGACAGGCAAATGGGCTGACCTTTGGccagttttgtgttttagcCGCGGATCTGAAACGTTTCAG AGCATCAACGATTTCGAATCAGCCATCGTACTGCGACTATCAGTCTCTGTCCACGGGACTGCTTCTCCCGGAACAAGATGATCCTGCCAGCTCCTCCAAGCAGCATTTGCAGTCGCCTGCGGCCAACAACTCGTCACCTGCGTACAGCGCCAAGAAGCCGGATAACCATGGTACCGAACTGAGGAGTACCAAGTCCTTTAGCAGTGTGGACGATaccaaaaagaagaagaacgCCACCAATGAGCCCGTGGAGGTGTTCCTGGGCGGTTCCTGTAATCCAACCACCTGGCGAGCCGACGTTGCCATACCAGCCCTCAAGGAGCTGGGCATTTCGTTCTACAATCCT CAAGTATCCGATTGGACGCCCGATCTCATCGAGCTCGAGCATCGAGCTAAGGAAAAGGCCCGTGTATTATTCTTCGTTATGGATTCGGAAACACGCGCATCTGCTGGTGCCATCGAGGCGGCACACATAGCGGGTCAAAACTGCAAGCAGCTGGTGTTGGTTTTGCATCCGTACAAACCAAATCAGAAGATCCTCAATGAGCCTATTTCACAGCA AGAATACCTCGATCTGAATCGCAATCAGTTGATACTTAAGGAGCTGGTCTCCCGTCGCGGTCTGCCCGTATTGGATAACATACCTCTCGGTCTGCAGCGCACTAAGGATATCCTGTCTGGCATCAGGGATCCACCGTCCAAAATATCTTCTATTTTAGA TACCGTTCGCGGCGCCTTTGATCGTGTTAATCCGCAAAACGATCTGCTCACTGTGGAACAATGCAAACGTGCTCTCTTATTCCTAGGCTATGCTCAGAGTTTAGTTAATTTAGACAATCTAAACAAGATTATTATCAACCAACGCGAATCGCTGAAATTGCTCCAAACGCACAGTCCACGAGCTGTCGCCGATGATTCGGATGCGGATgccgatggcgatggcggCAACTGCAGCCAGCCCATCCTGCCCAGCCAGGAGCTCATCGACTTTGATCTGTTCTGTGTGATCTCGGCGTATCTGTCCGTCCTGCAGCAGGAGATCCACGAGAGTGGGTGCATTTCGCCCATTAAGGGCACCAATGTGCCGCCACCGCAAGTTTACTTCACCAATG CTCCTGATGTGGACATTTACTACTCGGCCAGCAAGAATATTTCGCGCACGTCGAGCAACGCCAGTGTTCCGTCGAACAGTAGCAGTGGTATCGGACATGATCTGGAGCGACAGAGTCTCTTCGAGCAGCTCAGCCGCAGCCGGGACAGTGGAACTTCGTCGCCCCAGCCCACGAGCAGTTTGGGTAAAAGCCCACGACCACAGATCCTGCTAAACGTGGAGTCCATCGAGACAACGGAAATAATCACCACCAAAACCATTGAGACCAAGCCCAATACGGTGGCTGCATCAACTGTTGTGCatgccgaggaggaggagagtGATTCCAACGACTCGGTCttctccagcagcagctccataGCCAGTGCCGGCGATGTACTCTGCTGCGCTGGTGGCTTGGATCTGCGGGATGTCTATCTGGGCGGAAGTTGTGTGCTCCGCACCAAGTGGCGTCAGGAACTGGCCGTACCCTACCTGCAGTCCAAGAGTGTCAGTTTCCACACCCCTGCGCTGCACGAAAGCATCCAGCAAATGATTCTAAACCAGGAACAGAACCAGGATCAGGCTCAGCAACAAACAGTGCCCCcgcaggaacagcagcagcagcagcgttCCTTTGTGCGCACTCGCAGAAAGTGCAGGGGCAaccagctgcagctggaggagcaggaggagctgaCAGTGGCCGAGGAGTCACTCAGCTGGTCCCTACCGCCGGTCGCCGTTCGTCAGAGCCTGTTCAACCCATCGCTGCTCGACTCCAGTCGAGTGCTGCTGTTCGTCATCACTAACGAGACCCGTTCCCTGGCACCCATGACCCTGGCCGCCCACTGCATTGGCCTCATGTACAACGTGGTGCTGGCGGTTCAAATGCTGCCGGAAGACTGTGTCCTCGGTGGCGAGAAG CTGACTGTGGCGGCCATCAAGGACTATAATCGCGGACGGTCGTACCTGATcgacttggccaaaaggcagGGTGTGCCCGTGTTCAGCGACATTAGGGCAGCCCTCGAGTGCACCGTGGCCAAGGTGAAGGCGTATAACAACCGCGACCGCTGCTAA
- the LOC6527779 gene encoding uncharacterized protein LOC6527779 isoform X3 — translation MHKMVKLFLREVLNAWRAKARCNVVPDERTQELFHELSFHPSQKQISEMLQTAKKVARKGGSGQANGLTFGQFCVLAADLKRFRASTISNQPSYCDYQSLSTGLLLPEQDDPASSSKQHLQSPAANNSSPAYSAKKPDNHGTELRSTKSFSSVDDTKKKKNATNEPVEVFLGGSCNPTTWRADVAIPALKELGISFYNPQVSDWTPDLIELEHRAKEKARVLFFVMDSETRASAGAIEAAHIAGQNCKQLVLVLHPYKPNQKILNEPISQQEYLDLNRNQLILKELVSRRGLPVLDNIPLGLQRTKDILSGIRDPPSKISSILDTVRGAFDRVNPQNDLLTVEQCKRALLFLGYAQSLVNLDNLNKIIINQRESLKLLQTHSPRAVADDSDADADGDGGNCSQPILPSQELIDFDLFCVISAYLSVLQQEIHESGCISPIKGTNVPPPQVYFTNAPDVDIYYSASKNISRTSSNASVPSNSSSGIGHDLERQSLFEQLSRSRDSGTSSPQPTSSLGKSPRPQILLNVESIETTEIITTKTIETKPNTVAASTVVHAEEEESDSNDSVFSSSSSIASAGDVLCCAGGLDLRDVYLGGSCVLRTKWRQELAVPYLQSKSVSFHTPALHESIQQMILNQEQNQDQAQQQTVPPQEQQQQQRSFVRTRRKCRGNQLQLEEQEELTVAEESLSWSLPPVAVRQSLFNPSLLDSSRVLLFVITNETRSLAPMTLAAHCIGLMYNVVLAVQMLPEDCVLGGEKLTVAAIKDYNRGRSYLIDLAKRQGVPVFSDIRAALECTVAKVKAYNNRDRC, via the exons AGAAGTTCTGAATGCATGGCGAGCGAAGGCCAGATGCAATGTGGTGCCCGACGAGCGGACACAGGAACTCTTCCACGAGCTAAGCTTCCATCCTAGCCAAAAGCAGA TTAGCGAAATGCTGCAGACTGCCAAGAAAGTGGCCCGCAAGGGAGGAAGTGGACAGGCAAATGGGCTGACCTTTGGccagttttgtgttttagcCGCGGATCTGAAACGTTTCAG AGCATCAACGATTTCGAATCAGCCATCGTACTGCGACTATCAGTCTCTGTCCACGGGACTGCTTCTCCCGGAACAAGATGATCCTGCCAGCTCCTCCAAGCAGCATTTGCAGTCGCCTGCGGCCAACAACTCGTCACCTGCGTACAGCGCCAAGAAGCCGGATAACCATGGTACCGAACTGAGGAGTACCAAGTCCTTTAGCAGTGTGGACGATaccaaaaagaagaagaacgCCACCAATGAGCCCGTGGAGGTGTTCCTGGGCGGTTCCTGTAATCCAACCACCTGGCGAGCCGACGTTGCCATACCAGCCCTCAAGGAGCTGGGCATTTCGTTCTACAATCCT CAAGTATCCGATTGGACGCCCGATCTCATCGAGCTCGAGCATCGAGCTAAGGAAAAGGCCCGTGTATTATTCTTCGTTATGGATTCGGAAACACGCGCATCTGCTGGTGCCATCGAGGCGGCACACATAGCGGGTCAAAACTGCAAGCAGCTGGTGTTGGTTTTGCATCCGTACAAACCAAATCAGAAGATCCTCAATGAGCCTATTTCACAGCA AGAATACCTCGATCTGAATCGCAATCAGTTGATACTTAAGGAGCTGGTCTCCCGTCGCGGTCTGCCCGTATTGGATAACATACCTCTCGGTCTGCAGCGCACTAAGGATATCCTGTCTGGCATCAGGGATCCACCGTCCAAAATATCTTCTATTTTAGA TACCGTTCGCGGCGCCTTTGATCGTGTTAATCCGCAAAACGATCTGCTCACTGTGGAACAATGCAAACGTGCTCTCTTATTCCTAGGCTATGCTCAGAGTTTAGTTAATTTAGACAATCTAAACAAGATTATTATCAACCAACGCGAATCGCTGAAATTGCTCCAAACGCACAGTCCACGAGCTGTCGCCGATGATTCGGATGCGGATgccgatggcgatggcggCAACTGCAGCCAGCCCATCCTGCCCAGCCAGGAGCTCATCGACTTTGATCTGTTCTGTGTGATCTCGGCGTATCTGTCCGTCCTGCAGCAGGAGATCCACGAGAGTGGGTGCATTTCGCCCATTAAGGGCACCAATGTGCCGCCACCGCAAGTTTACTTCACCAATG CTCCTGATGTGGACATTTACTACTCGGCCAGCAAGAATATTTCGCGCACGTCGAGCAACGCCAGTGTTCCGTCGAACAGTAGCAGTGGTATCGGACATGATCTGGAGCGACAGAGTCTCTTCGAGCAGCTCAGCCGCAGCCGGGACAGTGGAACTTCGTCGCCCCAGCCCACGAGCAGTTTGGGTAAAAGCCCACGACCACAGATCCTGCTAAACGTGGAGTCCATCGAGACAACGGAAATAATCACCACCAAAACCATTGAGACCAAGCCCAATACGGTGGCTGCATCAACTGTTGTGCatgccgaggaggaggagagtGATTCCAACGACTCGGTCttctccagcagcagctccataGCCAGTGCCGGCGATGTACTCTGCTGCGCTGGTGGCTTGGATCTGCGGGATGTCTATCTGGGCGGAAGTTGTGTGCTCCGCACCAAGTGGCGTCAGGAACTGGCCGTACCCTACCTGCAGTCCAAGAGTGTCAGTTTCCACACCCCTGCGCTGCACGAAAGCATCCAGCAAATGATTCTAAACCAGGAACAGAACCAGGATCAGGCTCAGCAACAAACAGTGCCCCcgcaggaacagcagcagcagcagcgttCCTTTGTGCGCACTCGCAGAAAGTGCAGGGGCAaccagctgcagctggaggagcaggaggagctgaCAGTGGCCGAGGAGTCACTCAGCTGGTCCCTACCGCCGGTCGCCGTTCGTCAGAGCCTGTTCAACCCATCGCTGCTCGACTCCAGTCGAGTGCTGCTGTTCGTCATCACTAACGAGACCCGTTCCCTGGCACCCATGACCCTGGCCGCCCACTGCATTGGCCTCATGTACAACGTGGTGCTGGCGGTTCAAATGCTGCCGGAAGACTGTGTCCTCGGTGGCGAGAAG CTGACTGTGGCGGCCATCAAGGACTATAATCGCGGACGGTCGTACCTGATcgacttggccaaaaggcagGGTGTGCCCGTGTTCAGCGACATTAGGGCAGCCCTCGAGTGCACCGTGGCCAAGGTGAAGGCGTATAACAACCGCGACCGCTGCTAA
- the LOC6527779 gene encoding uncharacterized protein LOC6527779 isoform X1 has product MRLQHRYASNPTTNSSNNSNISNANASNNNQSNNNNNNINIKRAKKLSGQNIIKLRSAKQSGSKSNATSTITMPPATPQPLCRQHPIMMDKELESAKESAVLSSHNNHKLEEEDDIDVEEETSSTTTTSVELRSSASSHYRAYTTLRSNSTSAILHEAVLPPPLTPAGMLYARPRTLNVHNVCQTPAQITQMFFGEVLNAWRAKARCNVVPDERTQELFHELSFHPSQKQISEMLQTAKKVARKGGSGQANGLTFGQFCVLAADLKRFRASTISNQPSYCDYQSLSTGLLLPEQDDPASSSKQHLQSPAANNSSPAYSAKKPDNHGTELRSTKSFSSVDDTKKKKNATNEPVEVFLGGSCNPTTWRADVAIPALKELGISFYNPQVSDWTPDLIELEHRAKEKARVLFFVMDSETRASAGAIEAAHIAGQNCKQLVLVLHPYKPNQKILNEPISQQEYLDLNRNQLILKELVSRRGLPVLDNIPLGLQRTKDILSGIRDPPSKISSILDTVRGAFDRVNPQNDLLTVEQCKRALLFLGYAQSLVNLDNLNKIIINQRESLKLLQTHSPRAVADDSDADADGDGGNCSQPILPSQELIDFDLFCVISAYLSVLQQEIHESGCISPIKGTNVPPPQVYFTNAPDVDIYYSASKNISRTSSNASVPSNSSSGIGHDLERQSLFEQLSRSRDSGTSSPQPTSSLGKSPRPQILLNVESIETTEIITTKTIETKPNTVAASTVVHAEEEESDSNDSVFSSSSSIASAGDVLCCAGGLDLRDVYLGGSCVLRTKWRQELAVPYLQSKSVSFHTPALHESIQQMILNQEQNQDQAQQQTVPPQEQQQQQRSFVRTRRKCRGNQLQLEEQEELTVAEESLSWSLPPVAVRQSLFNPSLLDSSRVLLFVITNETRSLAPMTLAAHCIGLMYNVVLAVQMLPEDCVLGGEKLTVAAIKDYNRGRSYLIDLAKRQGVPVFSDIRAALECTVAKVKAYNNRDRC; this is encoded by the exons ATGCGCTTGCAACATCGTTATGCCAGCAATCCAACTACAAATTcgagcaacaacagcaacataagcaacgccaacgccagcaacaacaaccagagcaacaacaacaacaacaacatcaacattaAGCGGGCCAAGAAACTGAGTGGCCAGAACATTATCAAATTGCGCTCCGCCAAGCAATCGGGCTCCAAATCAAACGCCACCTCTACCATCACAatgccaccagcaacaccacAGCCGTTGTGTCGACAACACCCAATCATGATGGATAAGGAATTGGAATCGGCCAAGGAATCGGCGGTGCTATCATCGCATAATAACCACAagttggaggaggaggatgacaTCGACGTGGAGGAGGAGACCAGCAGTACGACCACCACGTCCGTGGAGCTGCGATCCTCGGCCAGTTCGCATTACAGGGCATACACCACCTTACGGAGCAACTCGACGTCGGCGATTCTGCACGAGGCGGTACTGCCGCCGCCCCTCACCCCCGCCGGAATGCTATACGCCCGCCCACGCACCCTCAATGTCCACAATGTCTGCCAGACGCCCGCGCAGATAACGCAAATGTTTTTTGG AGAAGTTCTGAATGCATGGCGAGCGAAGGCCAGATGCAATGTGGTGCCCGACGAGCGGACACAGGAACTCTTCCACGAGCTAAGCTTCCATCCTAGCCAAAAGCAGA TTAGCGAAATGCTGCAGACTGCCAAGAAAGTGGCCCGCAAGGGAGGAAGTGGACAGGCAAATGGGCTGACCTTTGGccagttttgtgttttagcCGCGGATCTGAAACGTTTCAG AGCATCAACGATTTCGAATCAGCCATCGTACTGCGACTATCAGTCTCTGTCCACGGGACTGCTTCTCCCGGAACAAGATGATCCTGCCAGCTCCTCCAAGCAGCATTTGCAGTCGCCTGCGGCCAACAACTCGTCACCTGCGTACAGCGCCAAGAAGCCGGATAACCATGGTACCGAACTGAGGAGTACCAAGTCCTTTAGCAGTGTGGACGATaccaaaaagaagaagaacgCCACCAATGAGCCCGTGGAGGTGTTCCTGGGCGGTTCCTGTAATCCAACCACCTGGCGAGCCGACGTTGCCATACCAGCCCTCAAGGAGCTGGGCATTTCGTTCTACAATCCT CAAGTATCCGATTGGACGCCCGATCTCATCGAGCTCGAGCATCGAGCTAAGGAAAAGGCCCGTGTATTATTCTTCGTTATGGATTCGGAAACACGCGCATCTGCTGGTGCCATCGAGGCGGCACACATAGCGGGTCAAAACTGCAAGCAGCTGGTGTTGGTTTTGCATCCGTACAAACCAAATCAGAAGATCCTCAATGAGCCTATTTCACAGCA AGAATACCTCGATCTGAATCGCAATCAGTTGATACTTAAGGAGCTGGTCTCCCGTCGCGGTCTGCCCGTATTGGATAACATACCTCTCGGTCTGCAGCGCACTAAGGATATCCTGTCTGGCATCAGGGATCCACCGTCCAAAATATCTTCTATTTTAGA TACCGTTCGCGGCGCCTTTGATCGTGTTAATCCGCAAAACGATCTGCTCACTGTGGAACAATGCAAACGTGCTCTCTTATTCCTAGGCTATGCTCAGAGTTTAGTTAATTTAGACAATCTAAACAAGATTATTATCAACCAACGCGAATCGCTGAAATTGCTCCAAACGCACAGTCCACGAGCTGTCGCCGATGATTCGGATGCGGATgccgatggcgatggcggCAACTGCAGCCAGCCCATCCTGCCCAGCCAGGAGCTCATCGACTTTGATCTGTTCTGTGTGATCTCGGCGTATCTGTCCGTCCTGCAGCAGGAGATCCACGAGAGTGGGTGCATTTCGCCCATTAAGGGCACCAATGTGCCGCCACCGCAAGTTTACTTCACCAATG CTCCTGATGTGGACATTTACTACTCGGCCAGCAAGAATATTTCGCGCACGTCGAGCAACGCCAGTGTTCCGTCGAACAGTAGCAGTGGTATCGGACATGATCTGGAGCGACAGAGTCTCTTCGAGCAGCTCAGCCGCAGCCGGGACAGTGGAACTTCGTCGCCCCAGCCCACGAGCAGTTTGGGTAAAAGCCCACGACCACAGATCCTGCTAAACGTGGAGTCCATCGAGACAACGGAAATAATCACCACCAAAACCATTGAGACCAAGCCCAATACGGTGGCTGCATCAACTGTTGTGCatgccgaggaggaggagagtGATTCCAACGACTCGGTCttctccagcagcagctccataGCCAGTGCCGGCGATGTACTCTGCTGCGCTGGTGGCTTGGATCTGCGGGATGTCTATCTGGGCGGAAGTTGTGTGCTCCGCACCAAGTGGCGTCAGGAACTGGCCGTACCCTACCTGCAGTCCAAGAGTGTCAGTTTCCACACCCCTGCGCTGCACGAAAGCATCCAGCAAATGATTCTAAACCAGGAACAGAACCAGGATCAGGCTCAGCAACAAACAGTGCCCCcgcaggaacagcagcagcagcagcgttCCTTTGTGCGCACTCGCAGAAAGTGCAGGGGCAaccagctgcagctggaggagcaggaggagctgaCAGTGGCCGAGGAGTCACTCAGCTGGTCCCTACCGCCGGTCGCCGTTCGTCAGAGCCTGTTCAACCCATCGCTGCTCGACTCCAGTCGAGTGCTGCTGTTCGTCATCACTAACGAGACCCGTTCCCTGGCACCCATGACCCTGGCCGCCCACTGCATTGGCCTCATGTACAACGTGGTGCTGGCGGTTCAAATGCTGCCGGAAGACTGTGTCCTCGGTGGCGAGAAG CTGACTGTGGCGGCCATCAAGGACTATAATCGCGGACGGTCGTACCTGATcgacttggccaaaaggcagGGTGTGCCCGTGTTCAGCGACATTAGGGCAGCCCTCGAGTGCACCGTGGCCAAGGTGAAGGCGTATAACAACCGCGACCGCTGCTAA
- the LOC6527778 gene encoding catalase: protein MCSRDAASNQLIDYKNNDSEVQREITTSSGIPVGVKDAIQTVGPRGPALLQDFQFLDEMMHFDTERIPERVAYAKGAGAFGYFECTHDISKFCAAAIFDKVRKRTAIAMRFSVASGEEGSADTVREQRGFAVKFYTDDGIWDIVGCNMPVHYVRDPMLFPSLVHAQKRNPQTHLKDPDMFWDFMTLRPETLHALLMYFSDRGTPDGYRHLHGYGVHTYRMINASGETQYVRFHFKTDQGIKNLDARRCEELMSHDPDYAIRDLYNSIKKGNYPSWSMYIQVMLNEEAKKCRFNPFDVTKVWPQKDFPLLPVGKLVLDRNPTNYFTEVEQLAFSPAHMVPGIEPSPDKMLQGRLFAYGDSQRHRLGVNYMQIPVNCPYRVNVRNFQRDGAMTVTDNQNGAPNYFPNSFCGPKESPRALGLQTCCPLSGDVYRFMSGDTEDNFSQVTDFWTYTLDNCGRKRLVRNLSEHLTEASQFLQERAVKLFTMVHSDFGRLMTEALNTARISKF, encoded by the exons atgtgttcACGCGATGCGGCGTCCAATCAATTGATCGACTACAAGAACAATGACTCCGAGGTGCAGAGGGAGATCACGACATCCAGTGGAATTCCAGTTGGCGTCAAGGATGCCATACAGACGGTGGGACCGAGGGGTCCTGCCTTGCTGCAGGATTTTCAGTTCCTCGACGAGATGATGCACTTCGACACGGAGCGGATTCCCGAAAGGGTGGCCTACGCCAAGGGAGCCGGGGCCTTTGGGTACTTCGAGTGCACCCATGACATTTCCAAATTCTGTGCGGCCGCCATATTCGATAAGGTTAGAAAACGAACGGCCATCGCTATGAGATTCTCGGTGGCCAGTGGAGAGGAGGGTTCTGCGGACACGGTACGTGAACAGCGTGGATTCGCCGTCAAATTCTACACCGACGACGGCATCTGGGACATTGTGGGCTGCAACATGCCCGTGCATTATGTGCGGGATCCCATGTTGTTTCCCAGCCTGGTCCATGCCCAAAAGCGCAATCCGCAGACCCACCTCAAGGATCCGGACATGTTCTGGGACTTCATGACCCTGCGTCCGGAAACCCTTCATGCCCTGCTCATGTACTTTAGCGATCGTGGAACTCCAGATGGCTATCGCCACCTGCACGGATACGGAGTGCACACCTACCGCATGATCAATGCCAGTGGGGAAACGCAGTACGTTCGGTTCCACTTCAAGACGGACCAGGGCATCAAGAATCTGGACGCCCGACGATGCGAGGAGCTGATGTCCCACGATCCGGACTATGCCATCAGGGATCTGTACAACTCGATCAAGAAGGGCAACTATCCCAGCTGGTCCATGTACATTCAG GTGATGCTCAACGAGGAGGCGAAGAAGTGTCGTTTCAATCCGTTCGATGTGACCAAAGTGTGGCCGCAGAAGGACTTCCCCCTGCTGCCGGTTGGCAAGCTCGTCCTCGATCGCAATCCCACCAACTATTTCACGGAGGTGGAGCAGCTGGCCTTCAGTCCTGCCCACATGGTGCCGGGCATCGAGCCATCGCCGGATAAGATGCTCCAGGGTCGCCTCTTCGCCTACGGAGATTCGCAGCGCCATCGCTTAGGCGTGAACTACATGCAGATACCGGTGAATTGTCCGTATCGTGTGAATGTCCGCAACTTCCAGCGCGATGGTGCCATGACGGTGACTGACAATCAGAACGGAGCTCCCAACTACTTTCCCAATTCCTTCTGCGGACCGAAGGAAAGTCCACGGGCTTTGGGCCTGCAGACTTGTTGTCCTTTGAGCGGCGATGTCTATCGATTTATGAGCGGCGACACCGAGGATAACTTCAGCCAGGTCACCGACTTTTGGACCTACACCCTGGACAACTGCGGCCGGAAGCGGCTGGTTCGCAACTTGTCCGAGCATCTGACCGAAGCCAGCCAGTTCCTCCAGGAGCGGGCAGTGAAACTGTTTACCATGGTGCACTCCGATTTCGGGAGACTGATGACGGAGGCCCTCAACACGGCGAGGATTTCCAAGTTCTAG